Sequence from the Amphiprion ocellaris isolate individual 3 ecotype Okinawa chromosome 1, ASM2253959v1, whole genome shotgun sequence genome:
taaaaaaatccagcatCTTAAACAGTCTAACTCAAAACTTTTCATAGTCAAGTTGACTGTAGAGCGTTGCTACATTTGCCCTTTTTTGTAGCCTTTTTTTGCACCAGATCAAGTGCCTAGTGAGACAGCATGGACATCCTAGCAATAATTCTATAGTTTTTATATAGCACAATACACataaagagaaaacaagacTTTACATATATCAGGATACTTCTACTAAAAGTGGACTACATCCCAGGTCTTTCTGTCAGGACACTATGAGAGCCACTGTCTCGCATATGTAGTGTCGTGCTCCAAGACAAACGATATCATCCCAGGAGTTTAACCAATCCCCGACACCAACTTCATTCGGCGGCACAATGGCAACACAGTCCTGCCCTGCCATGTCAACGTCCCAGGAGGGAATGGAGTTGTTTGGCTCCGAATCCCTCCAGTATATGACATCTGACTGAATACTGTTGCCGTTGACCCAGTAGTGGGTGCCCTCTTTCACCATGTCCTGCATCCCAATCCAGGCTGAATGGAACACTTCCCCACGGTGCTGCTGTGTATACTGAAAAGTCATGTTGGTCAAGAATGCCTGGTCTTCGGCGTTCAAAACAACAGCCAAGTCACCTCCCATGCTGAAACAGTCCCAGCGAGCATTTTCCCACGTCTTTGCCACTGTTGACAAGAAGAAGCAGCGTGAAGCATGTTCGGTCCAGCCAGGCTGGCATCGCGAACACTGCAGGGTGTCATTGTTGCAGAACATCCAGACGAAGGTCAGCCTCTTGGAGAATAAGATTGAATGCTGTCGCTGGTTTACTGTTTCCAGCTGCGCACTGGTTTGCTGTTCGCTGGTTAACAGAAGTTGCAACCGTTCATTTTCTGCAGATGCCACTGTGTTGTTATGCAGTGATTGGTTCAGTGCCACCTTCAGTAGTACGTTCTCCGCCTCCACAAGGTTACAACTTTGCAGTGTTGAATTTAGAAGCATGTTCAGTTCATTTTTCTCCACTTGCAACTGCGTTTTTTCTTGCAATGTCTTCTCCAAGAGCTGGCTCAGCTGGGTTTTTTCAATTGACAACAAAGTGGTGTTTAGAAGCTGCTTCAGTTGGCCACCATTTTCCACAGTAGTGAAGTTTTGGTAAGTGAAGTTCAAAACCTGCATCAgctgattgttttctttttgcagcctATCTGTATTGATCCTTGCAGCAAATATCTCCTCTTCCATATGCTGTAATTTTGCTTCCAGgctctgtttttcctttttctcactAAAAAGGACACCAATCAGAGCAAGAATCACCACCATCAAAATCGCAATCAAAACAAGTTGCCAACTGGCTCGCAGTCGCTTCACGCAGCCAGGAGTCTCCGCTCTGCCTGTTTCATCATGGATTTCTGGAGCATTTCTTACTGGAATTTCACCAAGActaagaagagagagagaagagatcAAAATATGTTACGCTGTCAGATCTGTCAGATGAATACAGCATTTCAATAACTAACTGGTATGCTCTCAAAATCCTCCTATTTTAGCTTCTTAGCTAAAATTTGTTAGCTCAAACACTCAGTATAATCACCCAATATCCCCATACAGACTGTCTTAGCCAATTCATTACTAGatacaaaactaaatattaacagttcaaacacacagaaacagctgtGATCCTCCTATGACAGTACTCTAGATTTCATTACTACCTTAAGGAAGCTTGGAGTTCCTCTGAGTCAATCATGCCTCCTCTGTCACTGTTTCCTTCTGAGTTTTCAGCTTTTCCTCATGTAAATCCATTCTCTTTTACGAGCCGATACTTGTctagtttggacacacttgTGGCGATAGATGAGGCAAACTACCACGAATTGCTGCCGCCCcaatggaaggaaaaaaaaggccaaacgCTTAAAAACCCcggtcagatttttttgttgttgtgggaATAGTCTACGGTCTGTGCGAGATCTCGTTCCTGAAGTTACGCGATATGTTGCGTTATTTACTCGGAAATAAACGGCTAATCGGTTAgcattcttttattgtttttttcttttggagttTTTGTGAAGTGAAAAAGTAGAAGAAAattgagagaaagagagacttTATATGGCGGGAGAAGACCACCTCCGTTATTTAGAGCCTTTTAGCTCATTCGGTGCTAGCCGAAGTTGTTGCTGTTAGCCATGTTAGCCGACAGGCGGCAGCTAGAGGAAGGAACACATTTGACGTACTTTTGCTTATTATTCCCATTTGATTTCAGATACGTTTTTGTGACTTACTGCGTTTTGACTGGCCTAAATTTTAGTGTCAGGCTTCTGAGAatgttttaacaagaaaattacaatatcCAAACAAGCACTCTCTTTGTAATATCACCCAACATCCACACGCAGATTCACCCTTTACATTATtaaatcaaaaattaaaaat
This genomic interval carries:
- the LOC111587632 gene encoding CD209 antigen-like protein B; amino-acid sequence: MIDSEELQASLSLGEIPVRNAPEIHDETGRAETPGCVKRLRASWQLVLIAILMVVILALIGVLFSEKKEKQSLEAKLQHMEEEIFAARINTDRLQKENNQLMQVLNFTYQNFTTVENGGQLKQLLNTTLLSIEKTQLSQLLEKTLQEKTQLQVEKNELNMLLNSTLQSCNLVEAENVLLKVALNQSLHNNTVASAENERLQLLLTSEQQTSAQLETVNQRQHSILFSKRLTFVWMFCNNDTLQCSRCQPGWTEHASRCFFLSTVAKTWENARWDCFSMGGDLAVVLNAEDQAFLTNMTFQYTQQHRGEVFHSAWIGMQDMVKEGTHYWVNGNSIQSDVIYWRDSEPNNSIPSWDVDMAGQDCVAIVPPNEVGVGDWLNSWDDIVCLGARHYICETVALIVS